One Syntrophorhabdaceae bacterium genomic window carries:
- a CDS encoding DapH/DapD/GlmU-related protein codes for MSNDKKARLRDIIYEEGRLYAERDSVKMRTILYLLFMHCGFFLDVCYRIANALSMRYRNAYLGELLPKIIMQFARIITSSSISHKAKIGRRFVIAYGMNIVIGEYVEIGDDVIVFNGTSFGSTIPGRAEVKQPTIGDRVLIGAGAKVLGGIRIGNDVRVGANSVVLQSCPDNVTIAGIPAKIVKGPEKDSR; via the coding sequence TTGTACGCGGAGAGAGACAGCGTGAAGATGCGGACCATTCTTTACCTGCTCTTCATGCACTGCGGGTTCTTTCTCGATGTCTGCTACCGGATCGCCAATGCGCTATCGATGAGGTACCGAAACGCTTATCTGGGAGAACTTTTGCCAAAGATCATCATGCAGTTTGCCCGTATCATCACGTCCTCATCGATCAGCCATAAAGCAAAGATAGGGAGACGGTTCGTAATCGCTTACGGAATGAATATAGTGATAGGCGAATACGTTGAGATAGGAGACGATGTGATCGTATTCAATGGAACTTCATTCGGGTCCACTATACCGGGACGAGCGGAAGTCAAACAGCCGACCATAGGGGACCGCGTATTGATCGGGGCCGGCGCAAAGGTTCTTGGAGGAATCCGTATAGGAAACGACGTGCGCGTCGGGGCCAATTCTGTGGTTCTTCAGTCCTGTCCCGACAATGTCACGATAGCCGGTATTCCCGCAAAGATCGTAAAAGGTCCGGAGAAAGATTCCCGGTAG